One Brassica oleracea var. oleracea cultivar TO1000 chromosome C7, BOL, whole genome shotgun sequence genomic window carries:
- the LOC106306867 gene encoding MATE efflux family protein 7-like has product MVSAIVFAARNEYGYLFSSETEVVDYVRTMAPLVSLSVIFDALHAVLSGVARGSGRQDIGAYVNLAAYYLFGIPTAVVLGFRFNMRGRGLWIGITVGSCVQAVLLSLIVIFTNWKQQARKARERVMGDEFEDDEHD; this is encoded by the exons ATGGTGAGTGCAATAGTCTTTGCTGCAAGAAACGAATATGGCTACCTATTCAGCTCTGAAACCGAAGTTGTGGATTATGTAAGAACAATGGCACCTCTGGTTTCTTTATCAGTCATATTTGATGCTCTTCACGCAGTTCTTTCAG GTGTGGCTAGAGGATCAGGGAGGCAAGATATTGGTGCATATGTAAACCTAGCTGCATACTACCTCTTTGGAATACCAACTGCTGTCGTATTAGGATTTAGGTTTAACATGAGAGGAAGAGGACTCTGGATTGGTATTACAGTTGGGTCTTGTGTACAAGCTGTTCTTCTCAGTCTTATTGTCATTTTCACCAACTGGAAACAACAG GCAAGGAAGGCACGAGAAAGAGTGATGGGTGATGAGTTTGAAGACGACGAACATGACTGA